The sequence GGCGCGTATCACGCGGCCCTCGCCGACACGACTCAGGAGGAGGGGATCGAGCGCACCCAGGTGGTCATCACCCGGGCGATCGGTGCGTCGTATGCCGAAGACGTCCGGATCGGCTCCTCGGGCGCTCGAGGGCAGGAGACCGTCGACGTTCGAGTGCGCTCGACCTTCCCTCTGCTCGGACTGATCGGCGTACCTTTCGCGATGGAGGTGGAGGCGCATGCACCGGTGGAGGCGTTCGGTGATCGATGACGCCGGTTCCGCGGCGCTCGAGTTCATCACCGTCGGCGTGATCCTCCTGGTGCCGATGATCTACCTCGTCGTCGCACTCGGAACGATCCAGGAGCAGATTCTCGGAGCGGGGGCGGCCGCTCGCCACATCGCCCGCGCCATCGCGCAGGCTCCCGACGCCGCGTCGGCCGCGGCACGCGGCGACGTCGTGCTCGCACAGGTGATCGACGAGTACGGGCTCGATGCCGGCGCGGTCGATCTCACACTCTCCTGTCGCCCCACGGGCACCGAATGCCCTTCTGCCGGAGCGACGATCATCGTCACCGTCGCCACGCGGGCGCGACTCCCGCTGGTGCCGGAGATCCTCGCCTTGGATCGATCCACCGCGGTGCCCGTGCAGGCGCAATCCGTGCAGAAGATGTCGAGGCTGTGGGGCTCGGAGTGAGCGGCCGCAGTATGCGCGGAGCGCGGGCGGCCGGCATGGGCGATGACGGCAGCACGCTTCCGTTGATCCTCGGCTATGTGCTCCTCACCCTGGTGGTGATCTTCGTGTGTGTCTGCGCCACCGATCTCTATCTCGCGCAGAAGCGACTGGACGCGCTCGCCGACTCCGCCGCGCTCGCCGGGGCGGACGGATTCACCGTGCAGGCGATCGATGGTGCGGTTCGGGCCGAGCTGACGGATGCCGCGGTGACGGAGCAGGCGGCCGAGTTGGTGAGTGCATTGCCGGGGGAGGCGTCACTCGTCTCGGCCAGGACTCCGGACGGGGTGTCTGCGCGAGTGACCGTGGCGGCCTCGTGGCATCCGCCCCTGTTGTCCCCGTTCGTGCCCGACGGCGTCCGCCTGGAGTCCACGGCGACCAGTCGCACCGCGCTGCGTTGACGAGCGAGTCGGTTCAGCGGGGATCGCGTAGCTGCGCGAGCAGACCGTCGAGCCGGGGCTCGAGCTGTGGTGGTATCGCGGTAGGCAGCGCGTCGACCGGCCACCAGCGCAGATCCTCGGATTCGTCGCTGACGGTGAGCACTGCATCTCGATCGACCACGACGGCGATCCCGATGTCGAGGTGCGAGACGCAGGCACCGAAGCGGGAGGACAGCGCATGGTGGTCGAGGTCGTACGCGAGGGGAGCGGCCGGTGGGTCCGTCACGATACCGGTCTCCTCACGCAGCTCCCGCAGTGCTGCGCTCACGACAGAGTCGTCGCCGCGCTCGACGTGACCCCCCGGCTGCACCCAGAACTGTCCCTTGCGGTGGAAGACGAGCAGCGTGTGTTGCAGCGAGGCGTCGAAGACCACGCACGAGGCGGTCAGATGATCCGGACCTGAGCCGCGATGCACCGGCCCCCGGGCCTCCCCGAAGAACGAGGCGAAGTCCGCGTGTGCGCGGCGGTCACGCTCGGAGCGGGGCACGAACGTCGAGACCAGACGATGGGCATCGGCCGTCAGATTCGTGATCATTCCGCACCCTCGTCGGTCGGGTTGTCGTTCGGTCGCTCCCGCGGTACGAACCTCGGTATCCAGCGCACGAACCCTGCCGCGCCGACGAGACCGATCACACCCATGGCGGCTGCGGCGAACGGCAGTGCGGCGACGGCGGTTATCGCCGAGACCAGCAACGGCGCGAGCGCACCGCCGGCATCGGTCAGCGTCCGCCAGGAGCCCAGGAAGGCGGCCGGCTCGCGCTTCGGGGCCACGTCCGCGCCGAGAGTCAGCAGGATGCCGCTGGACAGGCCGTTGCCGACGCCCAGCACCGCCGCGAACATCCCGAACCACAGCACCGCGGCGTCGACATCGTGCGTGAACGACAGGGCGAGGAAGCCAGCACCCATCAGCACCATCGCGGGCATCGCCGCCCACAACCGCCCGAAGCGGTCCATCACCTGGCCACTCGCATAGAACAGCGCGAAGTCGATCGCGCCGGAGACGCCGACCACGAGGGCGATCGTCGAGGCATCCAGTCCCAGCGAGAGTCCCCACAGAGGGAGCACGACCTGTCGGGCGGATCGGACGGCGGAGAGTGAGGCGGCGGCCAGTCCGAGGCGCCCGAGCACCGCGCGCTGTCGCCACATGGTCTGGAAGATCCCCAGCCGTTCGATCGTCGGGATGGATCCGCTCACGGCCTCACCGGAGTCCTCCAGATAGCGCTCGTGAGTGGTCGACGGAAGGGGAGCGATCGCTTTCTCGGGGTCGGGCCCGAAGAGGACCAGCACGACCATCACGACGAGGCAGCCCAGGAAGAACCAGATCGCCGCACTCTCGCTGCCGAAGAGCTGCAGGAGCCCGGCGGCGACGAACGGCCCGATGAAGATTCCAAGGCGGAAGCTGCCGCCGAGCAGCGAGAGGGAGCGCGCACGGAAGGCGACCGGCACGCGGGTGGTCATGAACGCGTGACGGGCGAGGCCGAAGGCCGCCGCGCAGATGCCGAGCAGGAACACCGACGCCGCGAGCACACCGAGCGAGGGCGCGAACACCATCCCGATCCCTGCGATGATCGCGATCACGCCGGCGATTACCATCGTGTACCGCTCGCCGATCCTGCCCACCGCCCATCCGGCAGGGAGGTTGCCGCACAGCTGGCCGATCACCAACGCCGACGCCACGAGCGCGGCGAACGCCACGTCTGCGCCCATGGATGCCGCCAGCACCGGGATGAGCGGGATCACGGCGCCCTCGCCGAGCGCGAACAGGACCGTCGGCAGGTACACCATGGGCCCGAACTGTCGAAGGACCGCCGATGCACTGCTCACGTCTTCACGCTACTCCGGCCGATGTGCCGTCGAAGACGAGGTCCCCGTGCGTGCGGGCGGCACGTTAGGCTGAGGTGTCATGCTCGAACTAGATCTCTCCGCCGAAATCCAGGCGCTCAGGCACACCTTCGGCGACATCAGCGAGGTCGTCGATGTCTCCCGTCTCCGCGACGACATCGCGCGTCTCAGCGAGGAGGCGGGTGCCCCCGACCTCTGGGACGACACCGAGAACGCGCAGAAGGTCACCAGCGCACTCAGCCACCGTCAGTCCGAGCTCGCCCGCATCACCGGCATCGCGCAGCGTCTCGACGACCTCGAGGTGCTCGTGGGTCTCGCGAACGAGATGGGGGATGAGGAGTCCGCGCAGGAGGCTCGCACCGAACTCGCCTCGCTCACCGACCTGATCAACCAGCTCGAGGTGCAGACTCTGCTCGACGGCGAGTACGACGAGCGCAGCGCCATCATCACCATCCGCTCCGGTGCGGGCGGCGACGACGCCACCGACTTCGCCGAGATGCTGATGCGCATGTACCTGCGCTGGGCCGAGCGCCACAAGTACCCGGTCAAGGTCATGGACACCTCCTACGCGGAGGGCGCCGGCATCAAGTCGGCGACGTTCGAGATCGACGCGCCCTACGCGTTCGGCACCATCTCGGTCGAGGCCGGCACCCACCGTCTGGCCCGCATCAGCCCGTTCGGATCAGCCGACAAGCGTCAGACGTCGTTCGCCGCGGTCGAGGTCATCCCGCTGATGGAGGAGGCGACCGAGGTCGACATCCCCGAGAACGACATCCGCGTCGATGTGTTCCGGTCCTCCGGCCCCGGCGGTCAGTCGGTCAACACGACCGACTCCGCTGTGCGCCTGACGCACCTTCCGACCGGCATCGTCGTGTCGATGCAGAACGAGAAGTCGCAGATTCAGAACCGCGCCGCCGCCATGCGCGTGCTGCAGACCCGACTGCTGCTGTTGCAGAAGGAACAGGAAGCAGCGAAGAAGAAGGAGCTCGCGGGCAACATCACCGCGAGCTGGGGTGACCAGATGCGCTCGTACTTCCTCTATGGCCAGCAGCTGGTGAAGGATCTGCGCACCGGCCAGGAGTCGGGCAACCCGGCTGCCGTGTTCGACGGAGACCTGGATGACTTCATCTCCGCGGGCATCCGCTGGCGCAAGCGCAAGATCGAAGACTGAATCCATGAAGAAGGCCCCGGATCACTCCGGGGCCTTCTTCGTGTGACTCGTCAGTATTTCGCACCCTCGAGAGTGCCGGTCACGTCTTCATAGCTGTACAGGATGCACTGGACGGTGCGATCGTCCGCGCGGGCCCAGGAGGTCTCCGTCGGCTGATAGGTGTAGAAATCCAGCACCGAGTCTTCGTAGGCGATGCCGACGTATGCGTCGAAGTGCGAGGCGCAGCCGTCCCATGCCGCTTCGCCGAGAGCATCGTCGCCGGGGAACGCCTCCTCATCGACCTCGAAGATGAAGTACACCTCATCCGTATGCGGCCGCTCGCACGGGACGACGGGCAACTCGTAGATCTGACCCGTGTCCTCGTAGTCGACGAACGGCAGGCAGTCGCCGACCTCGAGCTCGGCGAAGGGCACCATCTCGGCACCCTCGATCGACGCGGGGTCCGTGCGCTCCTCGGCGCTCGCAGCGGCGTCGGCCGGGGCCGAGACGGTCGCGAGCAGCAGCAGCGACACGGCGAACGCCAGGAGCGCTCCGATCGCCGACACCACCAGCCCCGTGATCCCCGGCCACTTGCGGCCGCGGAGGAACAGGGACACGAGCGACAGCACGAATCCGACGCCGAGAAGCGCCCAGCCGACGATCGAGATCACCGGGATGCAGGCGCACACGACGCCGACGACCACCACGGCGAGACCGATGATTCCGAGCACCGACACTCCGGGCGCGGGTGGCTGCGGTGCCGGCGCACCCCACGCTCCGCCGGGTGCTCCGACGAGGTCGGGCGCGATCACCCGCTCGGTCGACACCCCCGACGAGGGCAGCGTGTAGGGCGGGGTGAACGGCGCTGCGGCGGGCGACGGCACGGCGGAGGCAACCGGCTCGGCCGACGGTCGTTCCGGGGCCACCGGCGCATCGTCGGAGGTCCGCACGTGCGCGGTCCACTGCGTGCCGTCCCACCACCGCAGGCTGCCGGAGCCGTCGTCATACCAGCCGGCAGGCGTCGTCATCAGATGGTTCCGCTCGTCCGACGGCTCAGGGGACGAAGCACGCGGTGATGGCTTCGGTGTCGCCCAGTACCTCGGCGAAACCGTACGCGGCGTCGACATCCGTCAGCGTGCCGTCGCTCTCCGCGATCGCGCGCAGCGTCGAGTTGTCGAGCTCGGACTCGACGAGAAGGTCCGAGAGGCACGTGATCTGCGGCTCGGTGTAGCCCTCCGTGCCTTCGGCGGCCAGGATCGCGGTCAGTCCGACCGCCACCTCGGCCGAGGTGGGACGCGTGCCGTCGTCGGCGCCGTCCGTCCCGTCGGTCTCGCCCGGCTCGGTGGCTTCGATCGACGGCGAGGAGCTGGGCAGGTTGTTCATCTCTTCACTCGCGTTCTGGGCGATAGCGAAGAAGAAGACGAAGAACATCACGGCGCTGATGATGCCGCCGACCACGGAGAGGATCAGGCCGGCGATCCCCGGCCACTTCTTCCCCTTCAGGAAGAGCGAGATGAGGGAGACGATGAAGCCCGCGCCGAGGAGGATGAAGCCGATGAAGCCGATCAGCGGGATGAACGCCAGGATCGTGCCGACGGCCGACAGCCCGAGTCCGACGAGTCCGAGCACCGACGGCTTCTTCGGAGCTTCCGGCTCGGTCTGCACGTACGGGGCAGCTGCGGGATAGCCGGAGGCTGCGCCCGCGCCGGGGTATGCCGGAGCCGCGCCCGGGTAGCTCGACACGGGCTGTTCCGGCGTGGCCGTGGGGGAGTAGTCCGGCGCTGCCGGGGCCGCGTAGGCGGCCACGTCGTCGCCGAGCGGTGTGGTCGCGGCGGTCGGCGCCTCGGCGGAGGTGCGGATCACGGTGTCATCGGTGGACGGTGCCTCCGGTGCGTCATAAGAGGGCTCCTCGTCGACGGCGGGAGCGTCGGTCGCCGGTGTCTCGATTCCGGTCGACGCCTCGGCGGCATCCGGTGCCACCGGTGCCGACTCCGCATCGGCTGCGGCGGTCGCGTCCGGAGCGAAGTGCTCCGTCCACTGCTCACCGTCCCACCACCGCTGGCGTCCGCTGCCGTCGTCGTACCAACCTGCAGGTGTCGTGCTCATGGGTCCCCCTCGAAGACGATTCGGCCGCTCCATGGTGCGACCGCACCCTTATGTATAGCAGTGGCCGGTGACTTCGCAGGGAGTTCCTGATGGGGAGCAATCCCCATGCTCTCCGGATGCGGACGCGCCGGTGCGGGGTGTCGCTCGCGGTCAGCAGGAGGGGCGCGCTTAGGCTCGAACCGTCATGATTCGGTTCGAGAACGTCACGAAACGCTACCGCGGGACGTCGAAGCCCGCCCTCTCCGGTGTCGACTTCGAAGTGCAACGCGGGGAGTTCGTCTTCCTCGTCGGCGCCTCGGGCTCCGGCAAGTCCTCCTGTCTTCGTCTGATCCTGCGCGAAGACGTACCGACGGCAGGCCGCGTCGCCGTGCTCGGTCGGGATCTCCGCTCGCTCGCCAACCGCAAGGTGCCCTACTTCCGGCGCCACATCGGTTCGGTGTTCCAGGACTTCCGCCTCCTGCCGTCGAAGACGGTCTACCAGAACGTCGCCTTCACCCTGCAGGTGACCGGCTCTTCGCGCGGATTCATCCAGCAGGCAGTGCCCGAGGCACTCGCGCTCGTGGGACTCGACGGCAAGCAGAAGCGCATGCCGCATGAGCTGTCCGGCGGCGAGCAGCAGCGCGTCGCGATCGCTCGTGCCCTCGTCAATCGTCCGCAGGTGCTGCTCGCCGACGAGCCCACAGGCAACCTCGACCCTGCGACCTCCGTCGACATCATGCAGCTTCTCGCTCGCATCAACGCCGGCGGCACGACCGTGCTGATGGCTACGCACGAGGCCGGCTTCGTCGACCAGATGCAGCGCCGGGTGATCGAGCTGCGCGACGGCGAGATGGTGCGTGACGAGGTTCACGGCGGATACGGCGACACCTCCAACATCCCGCGCCTCGTGCCGGAGAAGGTGCGCGGTGCTGCCGCCGCAGCGGCGTTGACGGCGGTGCAGGAGGTCCAGCGTCAGACGGCGGACCTCTCCTCGGTCCGCGCTGCCTTGGCCGAGGAGCTCAGCTCCCAGCGGAAGGCCGCCGCAGACGAGCGCGCCTCGGATGCTCCGGCAGGTGCTCCGCAGAAGGCCGAACCCCCGCGCACGGTCGAGCCACCGGAGTCGAGCGCCGTCCCGGCGACCGGCGCCATCGCCGCTGTCGTGGAGCCGCCGACCGTCGTGGAACCACCGGCCGTCGTCGAGCCGCCGACCGTGACGGAGCCGCCGGCGGTCGTCCGACCGCGCACGCACCCGATCACCCTGCCCACCGTCGATGTCGCCGAGCTCGGAGTCGCAGATCGCCTCGGGCTCTCCGACGAAGACGACGAGGAAGTGGGCCCGACCTCATGAGAATCGGACTCATCCTGACCGAGGCCCTGGGCGGTCTCCGACGGAACATCTCGATGGTCATCTCGGTGATCCTCGTCACCTTCGTCTCGCTCACCTTCGTCGGCGCGGCGATCCTGATGCAGTCGCAGATCGGCGTCATGCGGGGTTACTGGGCCGAGCGTGCCCAGGTCGCCGTGTACATGTGCTCCGCGGTCTCGGAATCCGACACCTGCATCGACGGAGCCGCGAGCGAGGAGCAGGTGGCCGCGGTCCGGGCGCAGCTCGAAGGCGACGCGCTGGCACCGCTCATCAGCTCGCTGACCTTCGATACCAAAGAGGACACGTACGCCAAGCTCGTCGAGCAGCTCGGCGAGGACCAGGCGAGTGTGCTCACGCCCGACCAGGCATTCGAGGTCTTCTTCGTGACGATGAAAGACCCGGGGCAGTCGCAGGTGCTCGCCGAGGCATTCAGCGGCCAGGCCGGAGTGGAGCAGGTCAAGGATCAGCTCCAATACCTCGAACCGCTGTTCTCCGCTTTGACCGTCGCGACGTATATCGCCGTCGGCATAGCGGTGCTCATGCTGATAGCGGCGACCCTGCTGATCGGGACGACGATCCGGTTGTCGGCGTATGCGCGTCGCAAGGAGATCGGCATCATGCGCCTGGTCGGCGCTTCGAACCGGTTCATCCAGACACCGTTCGTGCTCGAAGGCGTGTTCGCGGCGTTCCTCGGCTCGGCTCTGGCCAGTGCCGCGGTCGTCGCCGGCATGCATTTCGGGGTGAACGGCTACCTGCGAGGCCGCGTCCCGTTCATCACGACCTGGGTGACGATGCAGGACGCGATGCTCGTCGTGCCGGTGCTGATCGGCATCGGCGTCGTCCTGGCCGCGTTGTCCGCCGGCTTCGCGATCAGGCGTTGGCTCCGTACCTGATATCCTGAAAGGCTGCTCGGTCGGAACGATCGATCGAGCTCATCACGGCAACAGGAGAGCATCATGCCCAGGGAACGCGGAGAGAAGGTCGTCGCGACCAATCGTCGCGCACGTCACGACTACACGATCGAGAAGTCGTACGAGGCGGGGATGGTGCTCACCGGCACCGAGGTCAAGTCACTGCGTCAGGGGCGCGCCAACCTCAGCGACGGTTACGCGTTCGTGAAGGGCAACGAGGTCTTCCTCGATTCGGTGCACATCCCGGAGTACTCCCAGGGGCATTGGACCAATCACTCGGCGAAGCGGATCCGCAAGCTGCTGCTGCATCGCGAGGAGATCGCCAAGATCGCGCATGCCGTCTCGGCGGGTGGATACACCCTGATCCCGCTGAAACTGTACTTCTCCGATGGGCGGGCGAAGGTCGAGATCGCCCTCGCCAAGGGAAAGCGCGAGTACGACAAGCGGCAGACCCTGCGCGAACGTCAGGACACCCGCGAGGCGGATCGTGCCATGCGCCTGCGCAATCGCGTGGGCGAGTAGCGACCGGTCGTCACAGCGTCGGCTCGAAGCCGAACACGCGGCCGAGGAAGATCAGTTCACGCTCGAGCGCGTCGATGATCGTGTCGGCACTGCGGAACCCGTGCCCCTCAGCGGGGTAGAGGACATACTCGTGGTTGACGCCTCGGGCGGCCAGCGCGTCTCTGATCGCCTCGGACTGCGAGGGCGGGACCACTCGATCTTCTCCGCCCTGCAGCAGCAGCACGGGGACTCCGATGCGATCCGCGTGGGTGAGTGGTGATCGTTCGACGTAGATGTGCTCGTACTCGGGGAGAGGCCCCACGAGACCGTCGATGTACGACGCCTCGAAGTCGTGCGTCTCGGCGACCAGCATCCGCAGATCGGCCACGCCGTAGCGGCTGATCCCCGCGGCGAAGGCCCCGCCGCGCACGAGCGCGGAGAGCACCGTCCAGCCGCCTGCGGATCCACCGCGGATGGCGATGCGGGACGGGTCGGCGAGGCCGGCATCCGCGAGGCCCTGTGCGGCGGCGATCACGTCGTCGACGTCCACGACGCCCCATCGGCGGTCCAGGCGTTCGCGGTAGGCGCGTCCGTAGCCGGTGGAGCCGCCGTAGTTGACGTCGAGCACGCCGATTCCCCTGCTCGTGTAGAACGCGTTGGCGGCGGAAGCCGCGCCGGTGACGTGCGCGGTCGGTCCGCCGTGCACCAGCACCACGTACGGGGGGAGCTCGTCGGCGGGGGCTGTCGCGTCGGGGTTCGCCGGGGGGTAGGCGAAGGCGTGCACGACTCCGTGCCTTCCGTCGACCTCGATCGGCACAGCGCGCGGCATCCATTCGGCATCGACGGGCTCACCTCCGCGCACGGCGACGGTCGCGCCGGAGTCCACATCGATGCACCACAGGCCGGCGGTCACGCCGGAGCCACTGCCGGAGAGCAGCACGCGCGACCCGTCCACATCGTCGATGCTCACATGGCCGTCGGCCGGGATATCGATCGGGCGTGCGGCACCGTCCGGTGAGATCAGGACGACTTCGTCGCGCCCGTTCGTGCGGACGGCGACGATCCGTCCGTCGGCGAGGGGGCGATACCAGCGGTTGCCGAGCACCCACAGCCCGTAGCCGGTGTCGGCATCGGTCGGGCTGAGCGCGCGCGGTGCGCCGACCGGCGAGACTCCGTCGAGTTCGATGCGATGCAGGCCCCAGCGGTCGTCCGGATCATCGGCGAACATCAGCTCCGTCTCGCTGAGCCACTCGGGCTGCAACGCCGCTCGAGTGGGGATCTCGTGCACGTCGCTGCCGTCGCTCTGCGCGATCCGCAGCTGCGAGGCCTCCCAGGGCATCCGTCCGCGGTTCCAGGTGATCCAGGCGACGCGGCCGCCGTCGGGCGAGAGTGCGGGGTGAGCGAAGAAGCCGTCGCCCTCGACGATGACTCGAATTCCGGACGCGTCCTCCGCGGCGGAGCCGTCGATCGGGATCTCGACGATCGCGCGGGTATGCGGCGCGGCCGACAGATCTTCGCGCACGGCGAGCAGACGGCCGTCTTGCACGCGGAGGCCTCCGTGCGATGGCCCCGCCGGTGTCAGCGGGACGGGCTCGGCACCGGCGACCAGTCGATGGACGCGCTGATCGCCGGCATCGACGAAGTACAGGATGCCCGTGGAATCGGCGGTCCATGCCCCGCCGCCGTACTCGTGTACACGGGAGCGAGCACTCCAGGGCGCCGGGAGCATCTCGGCTCCCGAGGAGCTTCGCACCGTGACCCGCCCCTTCTCGGCGGGCACGGATTCTCCCCACCAGATCTCGGAGCCGACGAAGCGCGCCCCGTCGATGCGCGGGGAGGATGCCGCGACGGAGGCTGCGGAGAACGGAGAGGGCCAGGAACCGTGAGGCGACGACATGCTCCGAGCCTATGGTCTGAACTCAGACGGCGCGCAGCACCGCCACGACCTTACCGAGCACCACGGACTCGTCGCCGAGGATGGGTTCGAAGGAGGAGTTTCGGGGGAGGAGCCAGGTGTGGCCGTCGCGACGGCGCAGCACCTTGACCGTGGCCTCGCCGTCGAGCATCGCGGCCACGATCTCGCCGTTCTCCGCATTGTTCTGCGAGCGCACGACGACCCAGTCGCCGTCGCAGATCGCGGCGTCGATCATCGACTCGCCCGAGACCTTGAGCATGAAGAGGTCTCCTTTGCCCACCAGTTGACGGGGGAGAGGGAAGATCTCCTCCACCTGCTGATCGGCGGTGATCGGCACGCCGGCGGCGATGCGACCGACCAGGGGCACGAGCGCCGCGTCGCCGACCGGAGTCGCCACGTCGGCGGGGTTCTCGCCGCTGGCGCCGGGGAGATCGATCAGGACCTCCATGGCACGTGTCTTGCCGGGGTCGCGTCGCAAGTAGCCGCTCAGTTCGAGTTGACCGAGTTGGTGGGTCACGCTCGACAGGGACTTCAGGCCGACGGCGTCTCCGATCTCCCGCATGCTCGGCGGGTAGCCGTGATGAGCGATGGAGTTCTGGATGACCTCGAGGATCGCCATCTGCTTGGGGCTCAGGCTCTTGCGGCGTCGCGTCCGCGGTGCCTCCGACTCGGGGGCCGAGTTCTCGCTCATGGTGCTCCTTAAGTCCGGTGTTCCGACGTCGCTCTTCGAATGTCGGAGGCCCGTGGTGTGGTGTTCTCATCGAAACCGTATCCGAGAAACGGCCCGATCTGGAAGATCTGTTCGAGCGTGTCGGCAGAATCGTGCATCCGGTTTCGAAGACAACTTGACAGATGTTCGAACTCGAAGATATCTTCGGTACGTAGCTTCGCATTCACGGCTCCCGGCCGAGACGCGAATGCGAACGCTACGCCAACTTCCCCGGCAGCTTCACCGCTCCGGGACAGGCTAAGGAGCACCACATGAGCAGCATCGGCTTCAGCACCGCGGCAGTCATTCCGGCGTCGACCCGTCCTACGACGCGACTCCGGCTGACCACGCGCGGTCGCGCCGTGCTGCTGGGGTTCGCCTCCGTGCCGCTCGCGATCGGCATCGCCTTCGCCGCACTCAGCGGTGGCAGTGCGATCGCCTCGGGCGCAGACACGGCAGCCGTCAGTGTCGAGACCGTGACCGTCATGCCCGGTGACACTCTCTGGTCGATCGCCACCGGTGTCGCCCCCGGCGCCGACCCGCGCGACGTCATCGGTGAGATCAGCCGCATGAACCTGCTGCGTGGCGGTGAGCTCCAGATCGGCCAGACGCTCGCCATCCCGGCCCAGTACGTGGACTGATCCCGTCGCGCCCGAGCTGCGGCAACTTTGCGTCATCGACTCGGGGCGCCGCTTAACATGGGAAGGGTGACCCTCTCCCTCAACGATCTCCCGCTACGCGACGATCTTCGCGGACTGACTCCGTACGGCGCTCCTCAGGCACCGCTCCCGATCGCCCTCAACGTGAACGAGAACACGCATCCCATTCCGGACGCGGTGGCGAGCGACATCCTCGACGACATCGCGCTCGCGATCCGTGATGTGAACCGTTATCCCGACCGGGAGTTCACCACTCTTCGCGAGTCGTTCGCAGAGTATCTGGGTCACGGCCTCACCCCGGAGCAGATCTGGGCGGGCAAC is a genomic window of Microbacterium maritypicum containing:
- the prfB gene encoding peptide chain release factor 2, which gives rise to MLELDLSAEIQALRHTFGDISEVVDVSRLRDDIARLSEEAGAPDLWDDTENAQKVTSALSHRQSELARITGIAQRLDDLEVLVGLANEMGDEESAQEARTELASLTDLINQLEVQTLLDGEYDERSAIITIRSGAGGDDATDFAEMLMRMYLRWAERHKYPVKVMDTSYAEGAGIKSATFEIDAPYAFGTISVEAGTHRLARISPFGSADKRQTSFAAVEVIPLMEEATEVDIPENDIRVDVFRSSGPGGQSVNTTDSAVRLTHLPTGIVVSMQNEKSQIQNRAAAMRVLQTRLLLLQKEQEAAKKKELAGNITASWGDQMRSYFLYGQQLVKDLRTGQESGNPAAVFDGDLDDFISAGIRWRKRKIED
- the ftsE gene encoding cell division ATP-binding protein FtsE translates to MIRFENVTKRYRGTSKPALSGVDFEVQRGEFVFLVGASGSGKSSCLRLILREDVPTAGRVAVLGRDLRSLANRKVPYFRRHIGSVFQDFRLLPSKTVYQNVAFTLQVTGSSRGFIQQAVPEALALVGLDGKQKRMPHELSGGEQQRVAIARALVNRPQVLLADEPTGNLDPATSVDIMQLLARINAGGTTVLMATHEAGFVDQMQRRVIELRDGEMVRDEVHGGYGDTSNIPRLVPEKVRGAAAAAALTAVQEVQRQTADLSSVRAALAEELSSQRKAAADERASDAPAGAPQKAEPPRTVEPPESSAVPATGAIAAVVEPPTVVEPPAVVEPPTVTEPPAVVRPRTHPITLPTVDVAELGVADRLGLSDEDDEEVGPTS
- a CDS encoding MFS transporter translates to MVYLPTVLFALGEGAVIPLIPVLAASMGADVAFAALVASALVIGQLCGNLPAGWAVGRIGERYTMVIAGVIAIIAGIGMVFAPSLGVLAASVFLLGICAAAFGLARHAFMTTRVPVAFRARSLSLLGGSFRLGIFIGPFVAAGLLQLFGSESAAIWFFLGCLVVMVVLVLFGPDPEKAIAPLPSTTHERYLEDSGEAVSGSIPTIERLGIFQTMWRQRAVLGRLGLAAASLSAVRSARQVVLPLWGLSLGLDASTIALVVGVSGAIDFALFYASGQVMDRFGRLWAAMPAMVLMGAGFLALSFTHDVDAAVLWFGMFAAVLGVGNGLSSGILLTLGADVAPKREPAAFLGSWRTLTDAGGALAPLLVSAITAVAALPFAAAAMGVIGLVGAAGFVRWIPRFVPRERPNDNPTDEGAE
- a CDS encoding TadE family protein: MIDDAGSAALEFITVGVILLVPMIYLVVALGTIQEQILGAGAAARHIARAIAQAPDAASAAARGDVVLAQVIDEYGLDAGAVDLTLSCRPTGTECPSAGATIIVTVATRARLPLVPEILALDRSTAVPVQAQSVQKMSRLWGSE
- a CDS encoding pilus assembly protein TadG-related protein; this encodes MSGRSMRGARAAGMGDDGSTLPLILGYVLLTLVVIFVCVCATDLYLAQKRLDALADSAALAGADGFTVQAIDGAVRAELTDAAVTEQAAELVSALPGEASLVSARTPDGVSARVTVAASWHPPLLSPFVPDGVRLESTATSRTALR
- a CDS encoding NUDIX hydrolase produces the protein MITNLTADAHRLVSTFVPRSERDRRAHADFASFFGEARGPVHRGSGPDHLTASCVVFDASLQHTLLVFHRKGQFWVQPGGHVERGDDSVVSAALRELREETGIVTDPPAAPLAYDLDHHALSSRFGACVSHLDIGIAVVVDRDAVLTVSDESEDLRWWPVDALPTAIPPQLEPRLDGLLAQLRDPR
- the ftsX gene encoding permease-like cell division protein FtsX; translated protein: MRIGLILTEALGGLRRNISMVISVILVTFVSLTFVGAAILMQSQIGVMRGYWAERAQVAVYMCSAVSESDTCIDGAASEEQVAAVRAQLEGDALAPLISSLTFDTKEDTYAKLVEQLGEDQASVLTPDQAFEVFFVTMKDPGQSQVLAEAFSGQAGVEQVKDQLQYLEPLFSALTVATYIAVGIAVLMLIAATLLIGTTIRLSAYARRKEIGIMRLVGASNRFIQTPFVLEGVFAAFLGSALASAAVVAGMHFGVNGYLRGRVPFITTWVTMQDAMLVVPVLIGIGVVLAALSAGFAIRRWLRT
- a CDS encoding DUF2510 domain-containing protein; its protein translation is MTTPAGWYDDGSGSLRWWDGTQWTAHVRTSDDAPVAPERPSAEPVASAVPSPAAAPFTPPYTLPSSGVSTERVIAPDLVGAPGGAWGAPAPQPPAPGVSVLGIIGLAVVVVGVVCACIPVISIVGWALLGVGFVLSLVSLFLRGRKWPGITGLVVSAIGALLAFAVSLLLLATVSAPADAAASAEERTDPASIEGAEMVPFAELEVGDCLPFVDYEDTGQIYELPVVPCERPHTDEVYFIFEVDEEAFPGDDALGEAAWDGCASHFDAYVGIAYEDSVLDFYTYQPTETSWARADDRTVQCILYSYEDVTGTLEGAKY
- a CDS encoding TadE/TadG family type IV pilus assembly protein, whose amino-acid sequence is MRVARALADERGSSPVEFLLVGTLLTALTLGVLQLALAVYVRNVVHDAAVEGAYHAALADTTQEEGIERTQVVITRAIGASYAEDVRIGSSGARGQETVDVRVRSTFPLLGLIGVPFAMEVEAHAPVEAFGDR
- a CDS encoding DUF2510 domain-containing protein, giving the protein MSTTPAGWYDDGSGRQRWWDGEQWTEHFAPDATAAADAESAPVAPDAAEASTGIETPATDAPAVDEEPSYDAPEAPSTDDTVIRTSAEAPTAATTPLGDDVAAYAAPAAPDYSPTATPEQPVSSYPGAAPAYPGAGAASGYPAAAPYVQTEPEAPKKPSVLGLVGLGLSAVGTILAFIPLIGFIGFILLGAGFIVSLISLFLKGKKWPGIAGLILSVVGGIISAVMFFVFFFAIAQNASEEMNNLPSSSPSIEATEPGETDGTDGADDGTRPTSAEVAVGLTAILAAEGTEGYTEPQITCLSDLLVESELDNSTLRAIAESDGTLTDVDAAYGFAEVLGDTEAITACFVP